In the Panthera leo isolate Ple1 chromosome D3, P.leo_Ple1_pat1.1, whole genome shotgun sequence genome, GTGCTGGGCTACACCAGCCCCTTAGCCCAGCATGAcacagggcccctcccagggCTTCTGCCCCAGAAGAGCCCCCTGCAACGGGAAGGTTGCACAGGCTGCTCAGGAGATTTGGAAACTCCCGGCCCCTGGTCTGCTTCCCTCCTCACTGCACTCCAGTTCTAGATTCTGTGCTGGGTGGTGATGGGCAATGTGGCCCTCAGGCCAGTAGGCCTCTGATGAGGGGGCTCAGAGGGTAGAGAGACTGCAGGGCCACCTCAGATGCCCCATCTTCCATGCGCTTCTGCCCTTCCTGAAAATCCCTGTTGAAGGGGGTCCTGAAGCCAAATCTGGGGGCCTCTGAGTCTCAGGGTCCTCCTCTCTGAAATGGGCAAATTCTTTGGCCCCAGTGGGTACATGGAGGAAGGCTGAGTTTGAGTctaaggagggtcagagaaagggaccCCACAGAAGGCCAGAGGCCTTCCCAGGCTTGGCCAGGGAATAGGGCCCAGGAGACCCCAGCCTCACCCCCTCTCCAAGAGGAAGCATTCTGCCCCCATCTCCACCCTGCCCACAGCCCTGGGCAAATGTCAGGGACCACAGTCgggctggctgtgtgaccctgggcacagGGTGCTCCTTCCTGCCTAAGTGCCCACAGCAGCTACAGGACCCTGTACAAATTCCTCCTAAActtcccaggagcccctggatggTGGGAAGAGTGAGTGCTACATTCGGGCCAGGATGGGCAAGGtggaggcggggctgggggctgccctCAAGAGCCACCACCAGGCCCTCCACAGCCAGGCCACAGCTCCATGCAGGACCCACAGGGTGGGTGGGGTGAGGTTGCCAAATGTCCAGGACCTGAAGTACACGCGGCGGTGGCCCAGGGAGCCGAGTGAGGGAGGGGACTGCAGGCGGTGGCGGGCGCAGAGGGGGCCCCATGCACCGCGTGCGCCTACTTCATGCCGCTGCGCAGCACCTGGTTGGCTGCGATGAGCATGACGCTAATGATGAAGGCGATGGCGAAGGCGCAGATCAGACTCTTGCGCACGCACGTCTGGCGGATCTGCTGGTTGGAGCAGGCTGTGGCCGCCCGCCAGGGAgcaccagagagagacagacggggaCAGCGAAGCATGGAATCAGGAGCCGCCTGCACTTCCGCACACAGGCTTGTCCCATGGGACGCGCAGGGACACAAGGCTTGGGGCTGGCAAGGAGGCCCCCAGCCACCCCCTGTCAACCCCTggttcctcctccccctgcccaagCAGTTGGCCTGCCCATGGGGTACCAGGGGTCGGTCACTCACTCTCCACGTCCACGGGGCACTCCTCAGCTGTGCCCAGGTGGCTTTCCTCCTCCGTCATGATGATGTTCTCGATGTCCTTCATGGACAGGTGCTCACAGAAGGTGTCGTACAGCAGCCGCTTCAGCTCATCCACGGTCAGCTTCTGCATGTCGCACTTGCAGAGGGAAGGAGACGCAGTGCTCTGGCCATTGCCACCACCACAGCTGCCACCCAGAACCTTGCAGCCACACAAGCCCAACAACAGACCTCCAGACTCTGGAGGACTGGAAACCACTCACTCTATTCCTTGAGTCCTCAACCACACCagcccccccgccgccccccccccagggagcCCATGGCTCTCTGGGAGACAAGACATCCAGTGGATAGAAGCCTGGGATAGTCATTCCCCTTTACAGCATGGCCCTGGCTATTCACTAGCCCCAGTACAGCCCTCCACAGTGTGCACACCCTAGGTCCCAACCAGCCAGTGCATACCTTCCAGAAGACGGTGTCAAAGTCAGTGCCATGAAACTTCTCTGGGATCCCCGAGGTAGAAAGCTTGGGTCCCAGGAGAGTCACAAACTCCTCAAAGTCCACTTGGCCGTCGCCTAGGGCAAGCATAGGTTCAATCAGTGGGCCAGCTTACAACT is a window encoding:
- the CABP7 gene encoding calcium-binding protein 7, whose protein sequence is MPFHPVTAALMYRGIYTVPNLLSEQRPVDIPEDELEEIREAFKVFDRDGNGFISKQELGTAMRSLGYMPNEVELEVIIQRLDMDGDGQVDFEEFVTLLGPKLSTSGIPEKFHGTDFDTVFWKCDMQKLTVDELKRLLYDTFCEHLSMKDIENIIMTEEESHLGTAEECPVDVETCSNQQIRQTCVRKSLICAFAIAFIISVMLIAANQVLRSGMK